From the bacterium genome, one window contains:
- a CDS encoding cytochrome c3 family protein — translation MGVFRAASLAILLLIIAGPVSAVQVGERAVPFQGDTLAGERFDLADAIGKRAILLKFGSIYCSTCVSSLEDVARIRKRFKASELEIVGVNLDVYGLPRVRRFYRGYMNIIRYPLIVDEKLAASRPYDIQSIPAHVVIDKAGVVRYISTGATEEDLKILEDVVSRVIRGEKGIDKLAKDLPLQVHLPINFTKTLQDSIYVVGRAKPGTRVTLALNGGSRQTAVVMRELFYIRTPLSLGSNYIEVSVADPLGGKVSQGVVLFREPKMGAGIESPFPTYRFHNEKNEAPCRKCHDLNPPEQGGQGFAAATKFCLGCHKELTGMRVVHGPITIGGCAPCHQFSSRPNRYEVMAQGQDLCFKCHEEKRKDLIKSFLHGPMSAGLCTICHNPHGSSEKYQIRRYVGDLCLMCHEAMKTVSYKKDIHKPVNNGTCTACHDPHSSQRNDNFVKKPGNDLCFSCHTGVNRTSHTHPFGVPPKLERPIKLDKEGNLLCVSCHEAHAGDEAKLLVKGGCAKCH, via the coding sequence ATGGGGGTGTTCCGGGCCGCCTCTCTCGCAATTCTCTTACTGATCATCGCCGGACCCGTTTCCGCCGTGCAGGTCGGCGAGCGCGCCGTCCCGTTTCAGGGTGATACCCTGGCCGGCGAGAGATTCGACCTCGCCGACGCGATCGGGAAGCGGGCGATCCTCCTGAAATTCGGCTCGATCTACTGCTCCACCTGCGTTTCCTCGCTGGAAGACGTCGCGCGCATCCGGAAGCGTTTCAAGGCGTCCGAGCTCGAGATCGTCGGCGTGAACCTCGACGTGTACGGCCTCCCCCGGGTGCGCCGGTTCTACCGGGGCTACATGAACATCATCAGGTACCCGCTGATCGTGGACGAAAAGCTGGCCGCCTCCCGGCCGTATGACATCCAGTCGATCCCCGCGCACGTGGTGATCGACAAGGCGGGGGTGGTGCGGTACATATCCACGGGGGCCACCGAAGAGGACCTGAAGATCCTCGAAGACGTGGTGTCGAGGGTCATCCGGGGGGAGAAGGGGATCGATAAACTTGCCAAGGACCTCCCGCTCCAGGTCCACCTCCCGATCAACTTCACGAAGACGCTCCAGGATTCCATCTACGTGGTGGGGAGGGCGAAGCCCGGCACCAGGGTCACGCTTGCCCTGAACGGGGGATCCCGGCAGACGGCGGTCGTGATGCGGGAACTCTTCTACATCCGGACCCCGCTTTCCCTCGGGTCGAACTACATCGAGGTTTCGGTGGCGGATCCGCTCGGAGGCAAGGTGTCGCAGGGGGTCGTCCTGTTCCGCGAGCCGAAGATGGGCGCCGGAATCGAGTCGCCGTTTCCCACGTATCGCTTCCACAACGAGAAAAACGAGGCCCCCTGCCGGAAATGCCACGACCTGAACCCTCCGGAACAGGGAGGCCAGGGATTCGCGGCGGCCACGAAGTTCTGCCTCGGGTGTCACAAGGAACTGACGGGGATGCGGGTCGTCCACGGCCCCATCACGATCGGCGGCTGCGCTCCGTGCCACCAGTTCTCCTCGCGCCCCAACCGGTACGAGGTGATGGCACAGGGGCAGGACCTCTGCTTCAAGTGCCACGAAGAGAAGCGAAAGGATCTCATCAAGTCGTTCCTCCATGGTCCGATGTCGGCCGGGCTCTGCACGATCTGCCACAATCCCCACGGCTCCTCCGAGAAATACCAGATTCGCAGGTACGTGGGCGATCTCTGCTTGATGTGCCACGAGGCCATGAAAACGGTCTCCTACAAGAAGGACATCCACAAGCCGGTGAACAACGGCACCTGCACCGCCTGCCACGATCCCCACTCCTCCCAGCGGAATGACAATTTCGTGAAGAAGCCGGGAAACGACCTTTGCTTTTCGTGCCACACCGGCGTCAACCGGACCTCCCATACTCACCCGTTCGGCGTTCCGCCGAAGTTGGAACGGCCGATCAAGCTCGACAAGGAAGGGAACCTCCTGTGCGTTTCCTGCCACGAGGCGCACGCCGGCGACGAGGCGAAACTCCTGGTCAAGGGCGGATGTGCGAAGTGTCATTGA
- a CDS encoding diguanylate cyclase: MTKIYTTLGFKLVMAAMVLALVSIGLGGVIVYKVSEDAIKVDAQATVKELAADVDTVRGSGEAVNRDLVDRLTRLKVRKFGAAWVMDRNGFLIAHMDPRFRDAAEVRQFIGDYVVNLNVGEQPIRQLGEKNVVHKAKLLELMDTYSAGFGTYTFRGETEMIAFKVLKDRGWLVAIDQPTSTAYGELDRLYRVILTTCIIIAILVFGFTWFAVKVIIDPYYREQEDNNRRLELMNRELEVSRKRLEKAGNALTRLYDLSIAMQYSGFLESHLPLVLGVAQERFEFDRILLFMPDEEGKMLRCRAAVGNVFESEEKIYVPIGPQGGGLARAFLERKTITSDGVGPVPEENRIQPPYDRIRSLRSRTYAIFPLLTKEKVIGVLGVDNKMSRRPLTREDFEAIENFSYKMASLIENTIHFQSIRKAAQEMEHRDRLTGLFHLRRVKEIAEEQIASSVRDKIPLSVGQIYIGNFKEYNELNGYQRGDFVLQKTSELLRGLEVMGVVPGRCYGATFLALFPGKTREQAGYLLSQFEKELAAFSFYGEKRLAAGKLAVKISAAEYPREAVFSFDEFFARLEEG; this comes from the coding sequence GTGACGAAGATCTACACGACGCTCGGGTTCAAGCTCGTGATGGCGGCGATGGTGCTGGCCCTCGTCTCCATCGGGCTGGGCGGCGTTATTGTTTACAAGGTGAGCGAGGACGCGATCAAGGTCGACGCGCAGGCGACGGTGAAGGAACTCGCGGCCGACGTAGACACCGTGCGCGGGTCCGGCGAGGCGGTGAACCGGGACCTGGTGGATCGCCTGACGCGCCTCAAGGTCCGGAAGTTCGGGGCCGCCTGGGTGATGGACCGGAACGGTTTTCTCATCGCACACATGGACCCCCGTTTCCGGGACGCCGCGGAGGTGCGGCAGTTCATCGGGGATTACGTCGTCAACCTCAACGTGGGGGAGCAGCCGATCCGGCAGCTCGGGGAGAAAAACGTCGTCCACAAGGCGAAGCTCCTCGAATTGATGGACACGTACTCCGCCGGGTTCGGGACCTACACCTTCCGCGGCGAGACGGAGATGATCGCGTTCAAGGTGCTGAAGGACCGGGGGTGGCTCGTGGCGATCGACCAGCCGACGAGCACGGCGTACGGCGAGCTCGACCGGCTCTACCGCGTCATCCTCACGACGTGCATCATCATCGCGATCCTCGTCTTCGGATTCACCTGGTTCGCGGTCAAGGTCATCATCGACCCGTACTACCGGGAGCAGGAAGATAACAACCGCCGTCTCGAGCTCATGAACCGCGAGCTCGAGGTGTCCCGGAAGCGGCTCGAGAAGGCGGGGAACGCCTTGACGCGCCTGTACGATCTTTCCATCGCGATGCAATACTCCGGCTTCCTCGAGTCGCACCTGCCCCTCGTGCTGGGCGTGGCGCAGGAACGGTTCGAGTTCGACCGGATCCTCCTGTTCATGCCGGACGAGGAGGGGAAGATGCTGCGGTGCCGCGCGGCGGTGGGGAACGTCTTCGAATCCGAGGAGAAGATCTACGTGCCGATCGGGCCGCAGGGCGGGGGGCTCGCACGGGCGTTCCTCGAACGCAAGACGATCACCAGCGACGGGGTGGGGCCGGTTCCGGAGGAGAACCGGATCCAGCCGCCGTACGACCGGATCCGTTCGCTTCGCTCCCGGACGTACGCCATCTTTCCGCTCCTGACGAAAGAAAAGGTGATCGGGGTTCTCGGGGTCGACAACAAGATGAGCCGGCGGCCGCTGACGCGGGAAGATTTCGAGGCGATCGAGAACTTCTCCTACAAGATGGCTTCGCTGATCGAGAACACGATCCACTTCCAGTCGATCCGCAAGGCGGCGCAGGAGATGGAACATCGCGACCGCCTGACCGGGCTGTTCCACCTGCGGCGCGTGAAGGAGATCGCCGAGGAACAGATCGCCTCCTCCGTCCGCGACAAGATTCCGTTGTCGGTCGGGCAGATCTACATCGGCAACTTCAAGGAGTACAACGAGCTGAACGGGTACCAGCGGGGGGACTTCGTTCTCCAGAAGACGTCGGAACTTCTCCGGGGGCTCGAAGTGATGGGGGTCGTTCCCGGCCGCTGCTATGGAGCCACCTTCCTCGCGCTCTTCCCGGGGAAAACCCGGGAACAGGCGGGGTACCTGCTTTCGCAGTTCGAAAAGGAACTCGCCGCTTTCTCGTTCTACGGCGAAAAACGACTTGCCGCGGGGAAACTGGCCGTCAAGATCTCCGCCGCGGAGTACCCCCGGGAGGCCGTTTTCTCCTTCGACGAGTTCTTCGCCCGTCTCGAGGAGGGGTGA
- the yihA gene encoding ribosome biogenesis GTP-binding protein YihA/YsxC → MRDPLPSAPRFLLFDPVGDAWPAVRLPQVAFAGRSNVGKSSLLNALVGHSRLARVSNTPGRTRGIALFEVEGRFAFADLPGYGFAKVSRSEREAWKGLVEGYLETCGFLRRVYVLVDARRGPEEEERQLAAFLSARAVSYRWVGTKGDKLNAREKAEAIARFDGEPWLAGGGPVLLTSARTKAGIAPLWRDIRAVFSA, encoded by the coding sequence GTGAGGGATCCTTTGCCGAGCGCCCCGCGGTTCCTCCTGTTCGACCCGGTCGGGGACGCATGGCCGGCCGTTCGCCTTCCGCAGGTGGCGTTCGCCGGCCGCTCCAACGTCGGGAAGTCGTCCCTCCTGAACGCCCTGGTCGGTCATTCCCGCCTCGCCCGCGTCAGCAACACCCCCGGCAGGACCCGCGGCATCGCGCTGTTCGAGGTCGAGGGCCGGTTCGCCTTCGCGGACCTTCCCGGGTACGGGTTCGCGAAGGTCTCCCGCTCCGAGCGGGAAGCGTGGAAAGGCCTGGTGGAGGGATACCTCGAAACGTGCGGATTCCTGCGGCGCGTCTACGTGCTGGTGGATGCGCGGCGCGGCCCGGAGGAAGAGGAGCGGCAGCTCGCGGCGTTCCTCTCCGCGCGGGCGGTGTCGTACCGATGGGTGGGGACGAAGGGGGACAAGCTCAATGCCCGCGAAAAGGCGGAGGCGATCGCCCGGTTCGACGGCGAGCCGTGGCTTGCCGGGGGCGGGCCGGTGCTTCTGACGTCCGCGCGGACGAAGGCGGGGATCGCCCCGCTTTGGCGGGATATACGGGCCGTTTTTTCCGCTTGA
- a CDS encoding sulfide/dihydroorotate dehydrogenase-like FAD/NAD-binding protein, translating to MFPILETKEIAKNVYLQRILAPRVAKKRKAGQFLVLRRTDNGERIPLTIVTSDAVEGTVTIIFQTVGKSTTEFARMKPGDTYLDVVGPLGLATHIENFGTVVGIGGGIGAAPLLPIATAIKAAGNRLLSIVGARTKDLLILEDEMRAVSDEIVVTTDDGSYAKKGFVTNALQEFIDRGEKIGLCIAIGPVPMMRAVAEVTRPHGIRTMVSLNPIMVDATGMCGACRVSVGGTTKFVCVDGPEFDGHQVDFKELVMRNRAYLLEEKTAMERIEHKDGKCMGSVAVPVGGGN from the coding sequence GTGTTCCCAATCCTCGAGACGAAAGAGATCGCGAAAAACGTCTACCTGCAGCGAATCCTGGCTCCCCGGGTGGCGAAAAAGCGGAAGGCAGGCCAGTTCCTCGTGCTGCGCCGCACCGACAACGGCGAGCGGATCCCGCTGACGATCGTTACCTCCGACGCCGTAGAAGGGACCGTGACGATCATCTTCCAGACGGTCGGGAAATCGACCACCGAGTTCGCCCGCATGAAGCCGGGCGACACCTACCTCGATGTCGTCGGTCCCCTCGGATTGGCCACCCATATCGAGAATTTCGGCACCGTCGTCGGCATCGGCGGCGGCATCGGGGCGGCGCCCCTGCTCCCCATCGCGACGGCCATCAAGGCGGCGGGGAACCGGCTCCTCTCGATCGTCGGGGCGCGCACGAAAGACCTCCTGATCCTCGAGGACGAGATGCGGGCGGTCTCCGACGAGATCGTGGTGACCACCGACGACGGATCCTACGCCAAGAAGGGGTTCGTGACGAACGCGCTGCAGGAGTTCATCGACCGGGGCGAGAAGATCGGGCTGTGCATCGCCATCGGCCCTGTCCCGATGATGCGCGCCGTGGCGGAGGTGACCCGCCCCCACGGGATCCGGACCATGGTGAGCCTCAACCCGATCATGGTGGACGCCACCGGGATGTGCGGCGCCTGCCGGGTGTCGGTGGGCGGGACGACGAAGTTCGTCTGCGTCGACGGTCCCGAGTTCGACGGCCACCAGGTCGATTTCAAGGAGTTGGTGATGCGCAACCGCGCGTATCTCCTGGAGGAGAAGACGGCGATGGAACGGATCGAACACAAGGACGGAAAGTGCATGGGCAGCGTCGCCGTTCCCGTTGGAGGTGGAAACTGA
- the gltA gene encoding NADPH-dependent glutamate synthase, translating into MAEATPRPRPKPFSIPRQPMPEQPPQVRVGNFREVPFGLTPDLAILEASRCIQCKNPQCVKGCPVSVQIPEFIDLVARGKFVEAARKIKETNALPAVCGRVCPQEEQCEMPCVLGKKGEPVAIGRLERFVADFERVTGNVVVPGVAAPTGKRVAVVGAGPAGLTVAGDLVQLGHDVTIFEALHKAGGVLMYGIPEFRLPKDIVQSEVEYIRKLGAKLECNAVIGKSITIDELVTEEGFDAVFVGTGAGLPYFMNIPGENLIGVYSANEYLTRANLMKAYKFPESDTPLNKATNVAVVGGGNVAMDAARTAKRMGAENVYLVYRRSKKEMPARVEEVHHAEEEGIEFHLLTNPITYHGNDDARVVSVECQKMELGEPDASGRRRPVVIKGSEFKLTVDTVIVSIGNGANPLVPSTTPGLDTNKWGNILADQETGKTSKKGIFAGGDIVIGAATVILAMGAGRKAAAAIHEYLKTGAW; encoded by the coding sequence ATGGCCGAAGCGACCCCGAGACCGCGTCCGAAGCCGTTCAGCATCCCCCGGCAGCCGATGCCGGAGCAGCCCCCGCAGGTGCGGGTGGGGAACTTCCGGGAAGTCCCGTTCGGCTTGACCCCGGACCTCGCCATCCTCGAGGCGTCGCGCTGCATCCAGTGCAAGAACCCCCAGTGCGTGAAAGGCTGCCCGGTCAGCGTCCAGATCCCCGAGTTCATCGACCTGGTGGCGAGGGGAAAGTTCGTCGAGGCGGCGAGGAAGATCAAGGAGACGAATGCCCTTCCCGCGGTCTGCGGCCGCGTCTGCCCCCAGGAGGAGCAGTGCGAGATGCCGTGCGTCCTCGGGAAGAAGGGGGAGCCGGTGGCGATCGGCCGTCTTGAGCGGTTCGTCGCCGACTTCGAGCGGGTTACCGGGAACGTGGTAGTCCCCGGGGTCGCGGCGCCCACGGGGAAGCGCGTCGCGGTGGTCGGGGCGGGACCGGCGGGCCTCACCGTCGCGGGCGACCTCGTGCAGCTCGGGCACGACGTGACCATCTTCGAGGCGTTGCACAAGGCGGGCGGGGTGCTCATGTACGGCATCCCCGAGTTCCGCCTTCCCAAGGATATCGTCCAGTCCGAGGTGGAATACATCCGGAAGCTCGGTGCGAAGCTCGAGTGCAACGCGGTCATCGGGAAGTCGATCACGATCGACGAGTTGGTCACCGAGGAGGGGTTCGACGCCGTCTTCGTCGGCACGGGCGCGGGCTTGCCGTACTTCATGAACATCCCGGGGGAGAACCTCATCGGGGTCTACTCGGCGAACGAGTACCTCACCCGGGCGAACCTGATGAAGGCGTACAAGTTCCCCGAGTCCGACACCCCGCTGAACAAGGCGACGAACGTCGCGGTCGTCGGCGGCGGGAACGTGGCGATGGACGCGGCGCGCACGGCGAAGCGGATGGGGGCGGAGAACGTGTACCTCGTCTATCGCCGCTCGAAGAAAGAGATGCCCGCCCGGGTCGAGGAGGTCCACCACGCGGAGGAGGAGGGGATCGAGTTCCACCTCCTGACGAACCCGATCACCTACCATGGGAACGACGACGCGCGGGTGGTCTCGGTGGAGTGCCAGAAGATGGAACTGGGAGAGCCCGACGCGTCAGGGCGTCGCCGCCCGGTCGTCATCAAGGGCTCCGAGTTCAAGCTCACGGTGGACACGGTCATCGTATCCATCGGGAACGGAGCCAATCCGCTGGTCCCGTCGACGACCCCGGGGCTCGACACGAACAAGTGGGGGAACATCCTCGCCGACCAGGAGACGGGGAAGACGAGCAAGAAGGGGATCTTCGCCGGCGGGGACATCGTCATCGGCGCGGCGACCGTCATCCTCGCCATGGGAGCCGGCCGCAAGGCCGCTGCCGCCATCCACGAGTATCTGAAAACGGGGGCGTGGTAA
- a CDS encoding 2-hydroxyacyl-CoA dehydratase encodes MSSFTSSSSGTDPTQRAGFTTTIPVEILFAAGRLPVDLNNVFIASEFPADFIRAAEADGFPRNSCGWIKGIYGVVRRNDFREIVAVTQGDCSFTQALMEVLRYRGVSVVPFAFPFDRDPDFLSRELAKLAARFGTTVAEGERWKERLDVVRRLAHEIDRLTWEEGKVTGEENHRWLVACSDFDGNPEEYARRAAAFLAEVSARPARNDFVPIAFVGVPPIVSGLHACLEEAGARAVLNEVQRQFAMPGATGSLVEQFLAYTYPYSFFERLADIKAEAARREVRGIVHYVQSFCFRQIEDILLREEVGVPVLTLEGDAPGPVDGRTRTRIQAFVEMLRGR; translated from the coding sequence TTGTCCTCATTTACTTCGTCTTCATCCGGGACTGATCCGACGCAACGCGCAGGCTTCACCACCACCATCCCCGTCGAGATCCTCTTCGCGGCAGGCCGACTCCCCGTCGACCTGAACAACGTGTTCATCGCGTCGGAATTCCCCGCGGATTTCATCCGGGCCGCCGAGGCGGACGGTTTCCCGCGAAACAGCTGCGGCTGGATCAAGGGGATCTACGGCGTGGTGCGCCGGAACGATTTCCGCGAGATCGTCGCCGTCACGCAGGGGGATTGCAGTTTTACCCAGGCGCTGATGGAGGTGCTGCGGTACCGGGGCGTGTCCGTGGTCCCGTTCGCCTTCCCGTTCGACCGCGACCCCGACTTCCTCTCCCGGGAACTGGCAAAGTTGGCCGCGCGCTTCGGCACGACGGTCGCCGAGGGGGAGCGTTGGAAGGAGCGCCTCGACGTCGTCCGCCGCCTCGCCCACGAGATCGACCGCCTGACGTGGGAAGAGGGAAAGGTCACCGGGGAGGAGAACCACCGGTGGCTGGTCGCCTGCTCCGACTTCGACGGCAACCCGGAAGAGTACGCGCGACGGGCCGCCGCGTTCCTCGCCGAGGTCTCGGCGCGGCCCGCCCGGAACGATTTCGTTCCGATCGCCTTCGTCGGCGTGCCTCCGATCGTCTCCGGGCTGCATGCCTGCCTCGAGGAGGCGGGCGCCCGGGCCGTGCTGAACGAGGTGCAGCGGCAGTTCGCCATGCCGGGCGCCACGGGCTCGCTGGTCGAGCAGTTTCTCGCCTACACCTATCCGTACTCCTTCTTCGAGCGGCTTGCGGACATCAAGGCGGAGGCGGCGCGGCGGGAGGTGCGGGGGATCGTCCATTACGTCCAGTCGTTCTGCTTCCGGCAGATCGAGGATATCCTTCTGCGGGAGGAGGTCGGGGTGCCGGTCCTCACGCTGGAAGGCGACGCCCCCGGCCCGGTGGACGGCCGGACGAGGACCAGGATCCAGGCGTTCGTCGAGATGCTGCGGGGGCGCTAA
- the murI gene encoding glutamate racemase gives MGNPVGVFDSGVGGLTVLRELVSVLPSERFVYLGDTARVPYGGKSAETVTRYAIEIANHLIRTRDIKLLVVACNTASSLSLPVLRKIYKIPVVGMVDPCVRRVAALPEKRSIGVIGTLGTVRSGAYEEALRHSVPSARVRSIPCPMLVSLAEEGWIDNAITRAVIAEYLAPFLEDRLDALILGCTHYPVLKGPIREYLGDGAVLIDSAEESARVVDILLSEMQVRRVGTPGEVEFLVTDDPERFTRVGKVFFGRDLSGVARVTL, from the coding sequence ATGGGAAACCCGGTGGGCGTGTTCGATTCCGGGGTGGGAGGATTGACCGTCCTGCGGGAGCTGGTGTCCGTGCTTCCGTCGGAGCGGTTCGTCTACCTCGGGGACACGGCCCGCGTTCCCTACGGGGGGAAGTCCGCGGAGACCGTCACGCGGTACGCGATCGAGATCGCAAACCACCTGATCCGGACCCGCGACATCAAGCTCCTCGTGGTGGCGTGCAACACCGCCTCGTCCCTCTCCCTTCCGGTCCTTCGGAAGATCTACAAGATCCCGGTGGTGGGGATGGTGGACCCGTGCGTGCGGCGCGTCGCCGCCCTCCCCGAAAAGCGGTCGATCGGCGTCATCGGGACGCTTGGGACCGTTCGTTCCGGGGCGTACGAGGAGGCGCTGCGGCATTCCGTTCCCTCGGCGCGGGTTCGGTCGATCCCGTGTCCGATGCTCGTCTCGCTGGCGGAAGAGGGGTGGATTGACAACGCGATCACGCGCGCGGTGATCGCGGAATACCTCGCTCCGTTCCTGGAGGATCGACTCGATGCGCTGATCCTCGGGTGCACGCATTATCCCGTACTGAAGGGACCGATCCGGGAATACCTCGGGGACGGCGCCGTCCTGATCGACTCCGCCGAGGAGTCCGCGCGGGTCGTCGACATCCTGCTCTCCGAGATGCAGGTCCGCCGTGTCGGAACCCCGGGGGAGGTCGAGTTCCTCGTGACGGACGACCCGGAGCGGTTCACGAGGGTTGGGAAGGTGTTTTTCGGCCGGGATCTGTCCGGTGTGGCCCGGGTGACGCTGTAG
- a CDS encoding ATP-binding cassette domain-containing protein yields the protein MIEGFRLGVFSRGATLWDGLDVSFGDAAAWFLAGPPSSGKTLLLSILRGERRPDAGDVVVSGESLYRGNAALARAWRASCGHVPEPPIADGRLTVGDLFRRSALAGGGLRESERKDRTDRLLDMVGLPGALEWRIAELSISERVRASLAAELLRGPKVLFCDGVVAGAGIPCREMLWGLFRALAREGNTVVLAERTIPERWALAAGDAEPVGPFLVYRLPVPGAAKGGTG from the coding sequence ATGATCGAGGGGTTCCGGCTGGGGGTCTTCTCCCGGGGGGCAACCCTCTGGGACGGACTCGACGTCTCGTTCGGGGACGCCGCGGCGTGGTTTCTCGCCGGGCCCCCGTCGTCGGGGAAGACGTTGCTTCTCTCCATCCTCCGCGGCGAGCGCAGGCCGGACGCCGGTGACGTCGTCGTCTCCGGGGAGTCCCTGTACCGCGGGAACGCCGCCCTTGCCCGCGCCTGGCGGGCTTCCTGCGGCCATGTCCCGGAACCGCCGATCGCCGACGGGCGACTGACGGTGGGAGACCTCTTTCGCCGTTCCGCCCTTGCGGGGGGCGGCTTGCGGGAAAGCGAGCGGAAGGACCGCACGGATCGGCTTCTCGATATGGTCGGCCTGCCGGGCGCGCTGGAGTGGAGGATCGCGGAGCTGTCGATCTCCGAACGGGTGCGTGCGAGCCTCGCCGCGGAACTGCTGCGCGGCCCGAAGGTCCTTTTCTGCGACGGCGTGGTCGCCGGCGCGGGGATCCCCTGCAGGGAGATGCTCTGGGGACTGTTCCGCGCCCTGGCCCGGGAAGGGAACACGGTCGTTCTCGCGGAGCGCACGATCCCGGAACGTTGGGCCCTGGCCGCGGGAGACGCCGAGCCCGTCGGCCCGTTCCTTGTGTACCGCCTCCCGGTTCCGGGAGCGGCGAAAGGAGGAACCGGTTGA
- a CDS encoding permease-like cell division protein FtsX, with the protein MTGQPSLWWIDRRLSRGSLVLESAGRFLFFSLLGFALLSLLLSGGLNRFLADRYAVTAVLRAEVPSAEAEGLARKAAALPPVRSATYRDPEAAWKEFLRAYPGLDPARVAGGNPIPGYIEIRIRHDRLTRADVDLVVSALRSVPHVEQVLAGEEWLPRMLRAGRLGYLACWGVFGAFLAAFFLVARLQERARTVALADDFAFLAERGVPEGRLAFFRAAAAAVSGFLLAAAGTAAGGGALFLSLRAYPFLEGVIGLPVDLLLPRTVAAAFLFSLGAALLSAAASLLGWRAARSGRK; encoded by the coding sequence TTGACCGGACAACCTTCCCTTTGGTGGATCGACCGGCGTCTTTCCCGGGGCTCCCTCGTCCTGGAGTCGGCCGGGCGTTTCCTGTTTTTCTCTCTCCTCGGCTTCGCGCTCCTTTCCCTCCTCCTGTCGGGAGGTTTGAATCGTTTCCTTGCCGACCGGTATGCCGTCACGGCGGTGCTGCGCGCGGAGGTCCCATCCGCAGAGGCGGAAGGATTGGCACGAAAGGCCGCCGCCCTTCCCCCGGTGCGTTCCGCGACGTACCGGGACCCGGAGGCGGCGTGGAAGGAGTTCCTGCGGGCGTACCCGGGCCTGGATCCGGCGCGCGTTGCCGGAGGGAACCCGATCCCGGGGTACATCGAGATCCGGATCCGCCACGACCGGCTGACACGGGCCGACGTCGACCTCGTCGTCTCCGCCCTCCGGTCCGTCCCCCATGTCGAACAGGTCCTGGCGGGGGAGGAGTGGCTTCCCCGGATGCTTCGCGCCGGCCGTCTCGGGTACCTGGCGTGCTGGGGAGTCTTCGGCGCCTTCCTCGCCGCCTTCTTCCTCGTCGCCCGTCTCCAGGAACGCGCGCGCACGGTTGCCCTCGCGGACGATTTCGCGTTTCTCGCGGAGCGGGGCGTTCCCGAAGGCCGGCTGGCCTTCTTCCGCGCTGCGGCGGCGGCGGTTTCGGGGTTCCTCCTCGCTGCGGCGGGAACGGCGGCCGGCGGCGGGGCGCTGTTCCTTTCCCTTCGGGCGTATCCGTTCCTCGAAGGGGTGATCGGTCTCCCGGTCGATCTCCTTCTTCCCCGGACGGTCGCGGCGGCTTTCCTCTTCTCCCTCGGCGCGGCCTTGCTTTCCGCGGCGGCCTCCCTCCTCGGGTGGAGGGCGGCCCGCTCCGGCCGGAAATGA